The DNA window atataatgaGTATCACCAACCGTTATCCGCCCGCATGTAATGTATACCACTTACTTTGCACCCCACGTCGGTTTTTCatgcgtttaatttattttatttctttattatatcgCGTATTATATCTCAAACAACTCgtccaaatataatatgtaatttatatttacaaaatgactTTCATTATTACTCGTAAtaatcaaacattatttaaattaagagacAAAGGTATATGACATCCTACCAAAATATGATATAGccgtctttattttttatttttttattcgtaattttcTATGCGTTCTTAAACCATTTCTCCGATTGTGAATCCAAATTACGGTAGATactcattaataaaacatactacCCATTTAATGAATACACAATTCGTACCTTGCCAAATAAGACTATAGATATTAACACTATATGAGTGacgtattaataaattgaaatagacTCGTACACTCGCACTCATCTATCACTTATcgtgtgtgtattttttttattttaataaatgttcaatctttttttatgattttaatatatagtacttataaaaaaatctaattaattactCGGAAAAAGTGTTTGCAggattttaatatagaattatgCACCTTGAACTCGAAGGATGTATTTGCGGTGTTGTAACATCGGGTTTCCGACCCCGTTAACATTTAGTCCAAGTTGTAGTAGATAATACCACGTTTATTACTGTTTCTATCAAGATCGTTATTATTTTGGAGATACATACATACGATTATATATCTATtcatactaaataaatacaaatattaaaactactaaattcatacaataattaaatatatggttctgtatttgtttttaatttactttattattgttatttttacaactaatgttatattattttatttattaataatgtaactgattaatttaagtacatatacaaattgtaatataactTCATTCTTATAATTGTTTTGGCGAAATCgatgttactttttattgtttgtttttgtttttggtaattttttttttctttaattttgtaatctgttaattaataattctattgtgttttgtatttatatgtttaacaaatatgtacaatttaagtgtgtgtaaataataaagcaaTGTCGCTTTGTTGGCGGGCGTTAATACCTGCACCACAGTTTTATACTATCGCAGTTATTATCGTTCACATCTTGTTTTTGttcaatattacttttaaataaataaacaataaaaaataataatacatatatatatatataacgtttaTTAATCATCGTCCTGTTTTACATACGATTAGATAAATAGACATGGTATCTATGTACAACTTTGTTGACAACGTTTCAAAGAGAGTCTCGAATAAGATTTAGAATTTTGACTAAATTTTGTGTCTAATGCACAAACGTCACACACGTCGTATGACaaggatatataattaaatacatatttgaatataaggAAATTATGTTAatctgaatttataaatatcaaaatcataaaTTGCTTACACAAACATATGTGTTCTGCGAAGCCGAACCTTTTAAAGATTCCAAGCGAAAAGTCGATCGATATATTGAATCTAAAGTACTTCCTAAAATATTCTAGTGTCCTTCAAACAAAAAACTGTCTAAAATcgcttaaattgttttattatatattggataaattaaaaactactaattcataaataaatggctctaaattcaatgaataaataCGACCCTGCTACGGAAAAACATTTTTGGTTTTACGATCATATTATAAACTAGGTAGGTActtacttcaaaataaaataatagttataaaaactataaaaaggtttttgtttGTGCAGCAAGCACGAAATAATAATCGAGCCTCGAGTACTCTCAATTTATCCATTAAGGTCTTCGAGTTTAAGCCATGTTTATTATCAATTACGTACgtcaataattattgttgaaataatgtataataatatatgtattcaatatcGTATAATTGAAAAGTAGTGGGTCTATTTTGTAATTCAGAATGTTTCATATTTCTGTTACAATTGCGGAAGAACAtctacgttatttttttaaacaaatggtgtttctttataataaactagcgacccgtcgCTAGTCAATTATAACTACGGGGCgggccccggcttcgcacgggtgcaatgcttatactaaatatactacagtatgtcttacaacgttcacagtttttcagtcattagattAACCGATATtaccctgcgttttaaatctgtaatatctcagaatatatatgaaatatttatttaaattacatgctttgGGCCATATTGAACTATATAAAATGCAcgatgtatttaaggtacttaattggataaggactaatgctgtattgctttaaatcgaaaataagccattattgcTCGTAAAaagaaaaggataaaaaaatattattgttatatagcaTCCCGGAgtttttttaagacttttttaagGTGTGCAATACTGTAGTActctattttgattttatttatctcgtATCGTTCAGGCAGCGTATGCAATGTTagtacaaaaatgtatttattacaacatcACTTTAGAagcctctaaaattatcagtttttctCTACTACATTGTTCACATATAAACCTTtgtcttgaatcaatctatctattgaaaaaaatatcttgtagACACTCCAGTTACAACAGACAGATTTCCAACTCCAAGAATATGactgatatattaataaagaaaataaataaatatgtatgcatATAAATATAGCGCAAGACTTTTAAACTTAGATCGCTGGTTCAATAAACTGGGAAACCACCACTGAGATTTTTTGTGTCcaaattgtgtttttaatttgctGAACACGAATTCGCAGATGTAAATTAATCTGTTAATTCGTGTTCGGCTTAGAAGGAATGCCCACCGTGAACACTTcttgtgtcggatgaaaatctaatGAATGAGAACTAACCGCAATAATGGTACATTCAAAGGTAGTTTCTAACATGAATATTCTAATATAAACAGTTTTGCCATGACTAACATCGActcaaaatataactaattgctctaaatatttaaaaaataataactagcgaTCCGCTCCAGCTTCGCagaggtaaaatttattaataaagaaaatgcgTTTGGTATCGAAATATGAAATGAGAATATATTAATTGCTTATAGCTTCAAAGAAGTTTTAATTATGGCCTGTAATCGATAAaaggataattttaataaaataaatcgatgtgttttattattagtttaatattttaaaattaagattattcaTTTGATATTTTGGACCAGCAATTCCTAATGCACTACCTCGttgctataattattaaacacaataaatataatatacataaacattttgtGGTACCACTCATCactctatcgccaaacagcaaaactgTTTTGTTGTCGCACTAACAGCGGGGCTATTCCACCAAAATAAGGTCACTCAGCATGCTTTGGAACCAGCTATATTtggagtatctttgaaggatGAAATCAGAAATGAGGTTATGTGGAAAAGAACCGGAGCTACTGGCATGCTTGATATTTggctgatgataatgatgagaCTATTCTCATGACTAATTATGGGTAATTAAATCTTTATGATAAACTTCCTCCTTGTTTTAGCCCTGGTCCTGAAATCTAGCCCCAAGTCGGGCTATATTAAACTGAGCATCAAcagaataaaaacatatataaacaaaaataaaattctttatattattcaagAGATCGTGATACTAAACACATGCCAAATTATGTGCGAGTTCTTTGCAACAGAAGGAAACTGGACATTAAAGCTTTAAAGCTTTAGCTTTAATAAGTATCCGCCCACTTGGGTGTGGCCCGTGAGATgtgaagaataaaataataaaaataaaataatagctttttgttaataatattatttgctcCATTCAAatcaattactaatattcttttTCCCCCTCCAATTGAGCTTTAAACCTTTGCTAGGAGTGGGGATGACAATAGCCCGAGGGGTCGGGATCGAatctgcgactttttacatcgctaggcatCCTGTAAACCAATGCGCTATTAACGCTTCAAATTAAAAGGTGATTTcggaaaaatattactaatacaaaatacaaacattttaacagattaaataaattgttctaaTAAGCCTgacttattttataacgttaataaatataattaacaaacaaataaaatcgcttcttaaaaaattatattaataacacaaaacaattacaatattaaaacgcatctgaaataatatattaacagataactaaaaaaatagacaatatacacaagaaaaataatatcttttatttaactaactgcGAATaagaatcataattattattatttttctggcGTGAAACTATCAATACGCGTGGATCAGGAATCGATGACATTTGCATTGCATCATGTAACATTTCTGAGACTTGTATACCTAAATTTATATCTGTTAAAGTTAGCAAACGTATTGCTCTTCTTTGCAAGTCTGGAGATACAGGAACTAACGAATTTACAGTATTATTAACAAGTCTCTCTCTCTGATCGCGTtgcaagtaattattataaaaatctgcTGCATGATCTAAATCAACTGCGTTAGCTTCCAATATTGTATATCTTTCTTTAGGCCGACTCGGATCTACATAAGGAACGGGCCCGTTAAATGAATTAGGATAGTAATTTGGTGCATCCATCATGTTATCCCTTACAGGTGGCTTACCATCTCGATCATACACTTTCCAATACAAAGGAGAATTGACTTCGATTCTATTATGGTTGACTCCTAAACGGTATACTTGAGTATCGCGATATGATGATCTTCtagatttaaacaaattatccaTTGGTCCAGGTATACCTGGTACTAAATTACCGGGATTAAAAGCACTCATTTCCGAAACTCTAAAAAAGTTATCTGGATTCCTATCTAGAACTAGACGGCCAATAGTAATAGTATGATAAGTACCCATTTTCCATAATCTTGTAATTTCGAATGGATTGTAATCAATATTCTTAATATCATACATAACATCCATTTCCAACGTCCAAGCAGGATACATTTTGTTCTCGATGGCATTGTATAGATTCCTATTAAAGTAATCAGGATCTCGTGCAGCAATAGCTTCTGCTTCATCAGATGGCAGATTTTCAACACCTTGCTCTGTTCTAAAATTGAATTTGACG is part of the Vanessa atalanta chromosome 10, ilVanAtal1.2, whole genome shotgun sequence genome and encodes:
- the LOC125067069 gene encoding catalase-like, which gives rise to MKSSIILHWLLIVIGSKYVRTIDYELYEYFNRTDPATRQLCDFEEQHPTPIGILTTSSGKPVDIRETISLNSDAFSNQYHIDLLTHANAERIPERVVHAKGTAAFGYFEVTNDVSQYIKSDVFNGIGKITPTAVRFSTVMQNLGGNDLARETKGMAVKFYTKEGNLDFVALNFPVFFIKDPVKFPFFFHALKRNPKTNLFDFSMRWDFFTKNPESIHAVLWLYSDYCIPNGYTKMDAFLIHTYEINNKYGDKYFVKFNFRTEQGVENLPSDEAEAIAARDPDYFNRNLYNAIENKMYPAWTLEMDVMYDIKNIDYNPFEITRLWKMGTYHTITIGRLVLDRNPDNFFRVSEMSAFNPGNLVPGIPGPMDNLFKSRRSSYRDTQVYRLGVNHNRIEVNSPLYWKVYDRDGKPPVRDNMMDAPNYYPNSFNGPVPYVDPSRPKERYTILEANAVDLDHAADFYNNYLQRDQRERLVNNTVNSLVPVSPDLQRRAIRLLTLTDINLGIQVSEMLHDAMQMSSIPDPRVLIVSRQKNNNNYDSYSQMPSDVKSRRFDPDPSGYCHPHS